From the Desulforhopalus sp. genome, one window contains:
- a CDS encoding DEAD/DEAH box helicase — MSQAPILTVAADCLLTGIDIPLEEALKDRLTITNPQYTAAKRYGRWIGKKLKPQLKYYEPVPEGLRFPRGFANQAVLLCRDHCGSDPQIVDKRRLLPEVAFTFLGELRPYQQAAVAAATGKSFGVIEAGTGSGKTVMALALIALRRQPALVVVHTKELFYQWQERVQSFLGQEPGLVGDGKFELLPVTVGIVNSVRSHLAELIPHFGHLVVDECHRVPANLFTDVVSQFDCQYLLGLSATAFRSDEETTKLIYYFMGDCLHRVDRDELKSTGAILAPLVIRTPTAFTYRYRGDYQALIKALVQHEGRNMQILGDIIKIVGEGEGGTVLVVSDRISHCRFFVEKLQGRGVKAALLYGGISPDERNAVVAAVRGGEIAVLVATLQLIGEGFDCPGLSSLFLTTPISFEGRLLQVIGRILRPAANKRARVFDYLDENVPALRRSAKARSLVLSQL; from the coding sequence ATGAGCCAGGCACCGATCCTCACCGTCGCCGCCGATTGTCTCTTAACCGGCATTGATATCCCCCTTGAAGAGGCCCTTAAAGACCGTCTGACCATCACCAATCCACAGTATACCGCGGCCAAACGCTATGGCCGGTGGATCGGCAAAAAGCTCAAACCGCAGTTGAAATACTACGAGCCGGTGCCCGAGGGCCTGCGTTTTCCCAGGGGCTTTGCCAACCAGGCGGTGTTGCTTTGCCGGGACCACTGTGGCAGCGATCCGCAGATCGTCGACAAGCGGCGGCTTCTGCCGGAGGTCGCTTTTACCTTTTTAGGTGAACTCCGCCCCTACCAGCAGGCGGCGGTGGCGGCGGCCACCGGCAAATCCTTCGGGGTCATCGAGGCCGGTACCGGCAGCGGCAAAACGGTCATGGCCCTTGCCCTCATTGCCCTGCGGCGGCAGCCTGCCCTGGTGGTCGTTCATACCAAGGAGCTGTTTTATCAATGGCAGGAGCGGGTGCAGAGCTTTCTCGGTCAGGAGCCGGGCCTGGTGGGTGACGGTAAATTTGAACTCCTGCCGGTAACGGTCGGTATCGTCAATAGTGTGCGCAGCCATCTGGCCGAACTCATCCCCCATTTCGGTCACCTGGTCGTCGATGAATGCCACCGGGTCCCCGCCAATCTCTTCACCGATGTGGTTTCGCAGTTTGACTGCCAGTATCTCCTTGGACTGTCGGCCACCGCCTTTCGCAGCGACGAGGAAACCACCAAGCTGATCTATTACTTTATGGGTGATTGTCTGCACCGGGTCGACCGCGACGAACTCAAATCGACCGGGGCCATTCTCGCCCCCTTGGTTATCCGGACGCCGACTGCCTTTACCTATCGCTATCGCGGCGATTACCAGGCGCTGATCAAGGCCCTGGTGCAGCATGAAGGTCGGAATATGCAGATCCTCGGCGATATCATCAAGATCGTCGGCGAGGGGGAGGGCGGCACGGTGCTGGTGGTGTCCGACCGGATCAGCCATTGCCGCTTTTTCGTCGAGAAATTGCAGGGGCGGGGGGTGAAGGCGGCGCTACTGTACGGCGGCATAAGTCCCGATGAGCGCAATGCCGTGGTCGCGGCGGTACGGGGTGGCGAGATTGCGGTACTGGTCGCCACCCTGCAGCTGATCGGTGAGGGCTTTGACTGTCCGGGGCTGTCAAGCCTGTTTCTCACCACGCCCATCAGCTTTGAGGGGCGGCTGCTGCAGGTCATTGGCCGCATCCTCCGCCCTGCCGCCAATAAGCGGGCCAGGGTCTTTGATTATCTGGATGAAAATGTTCCAGCCCTTCGCCG